One genomic window of Cricetulus griseus strain 17A/GY chromosome 3, alternate assembly CriGri-PICRH-1.0, whole genome shotgun sequence includes the following:
- the LOC100760753 gene encoding olfactory receptor 6F1: protein MDVSNQTAVTEFIFLGFPGSSSLQLALFVMFLIVYLLSLMGNTLIIFLILVDSTLQTPMYIFLGNLSFLEIWYTTATVPKLLATCVTKFVTIPVAGCIAQYYFFFSLGATECILLAVMAYDRHVAVCRPLHYSLLMSVQICLRFSAGSWIGGFIAPLLPTILISQLNFCGPQKINHFFCDSDPIFKLSCSDTFLVEALGYTCSSVVILSSFLLTMSSYGNIVVTIIKLSSREARKKTFSTCASHLTVVTIYYGTIIFAYVRPPAKYNFTIGKVVSVFYCVITPLVNPLIYTLRNKDVMKAFQKFLAQKRFLLNRNIHEF from the coding sequence ATGGATGTATCAAACCAAACAGCAGTGACAGAGTTTATTTTTCTAGGGTTTCCAGGCTCCTCCTCACTTCAGCttgcattatttgtaatgtttcTCATTGTATATTTGCTGTCCCTCATGGGAAACACTCTCataattttccttattttggtGGATTCCACACTGCAGACACCCATGTACATTTTCTTAGGAAACTTGTCTTTCCTGGAGATCTGGTATACTACAGCCACAGTACCTAAGTTGCTGGCTACATGTGTCACAAAGTTTGTCACCATTCCTGTAGCAGGCTGTATTGCTCAGTACTACTTCTTCTTCTCCCTGGGAGCCACTGAATGCATCTTGCTGGCAGTCATGGCTTATGACCGGCATGTGGCTGTTTGCCGTCCTCTGCACTACTCACTTCTCATGAGCGTTCAGATTTGCCTAAGGTTTTCAGCTGGATCTTGGATTGGGGGCTTTATTGCCCCTCTGCTACCTACCATACTCATCTCTCAGCTGAACTTTTGTGGACCACAGAAAATCAATCATTTCTTTTGTGACTCTGACCCTATCTTTAAACTCTCCTGTTCGGATACATTCTTGGTGGAGGCCTTGGGTTATACCTGCAGCTCTGTGGTGAttctcagttctttccttctcacaATGAGCTCCTATGGCAACATTGTGGTCACAATAATCAAGCTGTCTTCCAGGGAGGCTAGGAAGAAAACATTCTCAACCTGTGCCTCCCATCTCACAGTAGTTACCATCTACTATGGCACCATAATCTTTGCCTATGTCCGCCCTCCAGCCAAGTACAATTTCACAATTGGCAAAGTCGTCTCAGTGTTCTACTGTGTGATCACCCCATTAGTCAACCCACTCATTTATACCCTGAGGAACAAAGATGTGATGAAGGCTTTCCAGAAATTTCTAGCACAAAAGAGATTTCTATTAAACAGAAACATCCATGAGTTTTGA